In Thermoanaerobaculia bacterium, the following are encoded in one genomic region:
- a CDS encoding RNA degradosome polyphosphate kinase (catalyzes the reversible transfer of the terminal phosphate of ATP to form a long chain polyphosphate): protein MPLAEAPSPAADPSTERDAPDASVPLLNRELSWLAFNERVIEEAEDTSHPLLERLKFLAISQTNLDEFFMIRVAGLRAQLSAEVTELSIDGLTPGEQLDAARRAVKKMVQRQAKCLVEDLVPRLADAGITISSIGSLDETGRASAGEYFRRTVFPVLTPLA from the coding sequence ATGCCCCTCGCCGAAGCCCCGTCCCCGGCCGCCGATCCTTCCACCGAGCGCGACGCACCCGACGCTTCCGTCCCGCTCTTGAACCGCGAGCTTTCCTGGCTCGCGTTCAACGAGCGCGTGATCGAGGAGGCGGAGGACACGTCCCATCCCCTCCTCGAACGGTTGAAGTTCCTCGCGATCTCCCAGACGAACCTCGACGAGTTCTTCATGATCCGGGTCGCGGGTCTGCGCGCGCAGCTCTCGGCCGAAGTCACGGAGCTCTCGATCGACGGGCTGACCCCCGGCGAGCAGCTCGACGCGGCTCGACGAGCCGTCAAGAAGATGGTCCAGCGCCAGGCGAAGTGTCTCGTCGAGGACCTCGTTCCGAGGCTCGCGGACGCCGGGATCACCATCTCGTCGATCGGGTCGCTCGACGAGACCGGGCGCGCGTCGGCGGGAGAGTACTTCCGGCGAACCGTGTTCCCCGTCCTGACGCCGCTCGC